In Notamacropus eugenii isolate mMacEug1 chromosome 1, mMacEug1.pri_v2, whole genome shotgun sequence, one genomic interval encodes:
- the NOXO1 gene encoding NADPH oxidase organizer 1, with translation MTGTQQLKWVRGVGLVLGRRPQMFILSVLWSDGSDSLIYRTFQEFRQFHKRLKNSFPLEAGLLKNSDCVLPKFQDASVLPSGRTRRGLTRLRLLEAYSQKLLEVTEMVSQSKVVTDFFQPQPGDLEPVLPHNSLVIVPSPWERPERSPKKPPVLEPDIHTLEAQTFRCLDSFSTQDTRGRSFKAKAGEELDVLLKEPTGWWLVENEDKQIAWFPAPYLEEASPRQGCKEMPQIPCSGLTFCTTEAYKSSREDELSVPTGARVTVLQESECGWWQCRYRDRLGLLPAVLLCPDPMNTSGLGVLLNAAPANLAPGPSGGAEAEPDEGRLPPHPQPAPPTSPNSSSDSGSGSDEGEDCSAMAGTGPTPVVPPRPRRGDILRRCCTLTRKALFSPEARKPPGPAPPAPGPPSAKPLPATPASPHPPSQPGLDSQINPSDTRL, from the exons ATGACTGGTACCCAGCAGCTGAAGTGGGTTCGAGGGGTGGGACTTGTGCTGGGCAGGCGTCCTCAG ATGTTCATCCTCTCCGTGCTTTGGTCTGATGGCAGTGACAGCCTCATCTACAGGACCTTCCAGGAGTTCCGCCAATTCCAT aaaagactgaagaactcCTTTCCCTTGGAGGCAGGTTTGCTGAAGAATTCAGACTGTGTCCTCCCCAAGTTTCAAG ATGCCTCAGTACTCCCCAGTGGAAGGACACGAAGGGGACTGACCAGGTTACGGCTGCTAGAAGCCTATTCTCAGAAACTTCTGGAGGTCACAGAGATGGTATCTCAAAGTAAGGTGGTCACTGACTTTTTCCAGCCCCAGCCTGGGGACCTGGAGCCTGTCCTGCCCCACAACAG CTTGGTGATCGTGCCCTCTCCTTGGGAGAGACCAGAAAGGAGTCCAAAGAAGCCCCCAGTCCTAGAACCAGACATCCACACCCTGGAGGCCCAGACTTTCCGGTGTCTTGATAGCTTCAGTACTCAGGACACCAGGGGCAGGTCCTTTAAAGCTAAAGCTGGAGAAGAGCTGGATGTGTTGCTTAAAGAACCCACAG gCTGGTGGTTGGTGGAAAATGAGGACAAACAGATAGCTTGGTTTCCTGCACCCTACCTGGAGGAGGCATCTCCAAGACAGGGATGCAAGGAGATGCCCCAGATACCCTGCAGTG GGCTGACGTTCTGCACCACCGAAGCTTACAAGAGCAGCCGGGAGGACGAGCTGTCCGTGCCCACGGGGGCCAGAGTCACCGTGCTACAGGAGTCCGAGTGCGGCTGGTGGCAGTGCCG GTACCGCGACCGCCTGGGGCTGCTACCAGCCGTGCTCCTGTGCCCGGACCCCATGAACACCAGCGGACTGGGCGTGCTCCTGAACGCGGCCCCGGCCAACCTGGCCCCAGGACCCTCCGGCGGAGCTGAAGCCGAGCCCGACGAAGGCCGCCTGCCCCCGCACCCCCAGCCCGCCCCTCCCACCAGCCCCAACTCAAGCTCAGACTCGGGCTCGGGCAGCGACGAGGGGGAGGACTGCAGTGCCATGGCGGGCACCGGCCCCACACCTGTCGTACCCCCCCGGCCCAGGCGAGGGGACATCCTGCGGAGGTGCTGCACGCTGACCCGCAAGGCCCTTTTCAGTCCAGAGGCACGGAAGCCTCCTGGGCCAGCGCCTCCTGCACCTGGCCCACCCTCGGCCAAGCCACTCCCAGCCACACCTGCTTCACCCCATCCCCCCAGCCAGCCTGGCCTAGACTCCCAGATAAATCCTTCGGATACCAGGTTATGA
- the TBL3 gene encoding transducin beta-like protein 3, with protein sequence MLLRESSQPSYTYNSVYTASTLCPRVSQKQPLPAPTRPRAERTWPACGDVTGRRHHGAPESSVPAIRSPAARAGAGVASSDSRSRGRHRDRDRTGMAETAGTGARGLRFKTNYAVQQRIEPFYKGGKVQASADGQLLFCVCGSAVNVVDATSGHLVRTLQQEDQENITAFDLSPNNEILVTGSRALLLAQWAWREGNVIRVWKAVHTAPVASMAFDPTSTLLATGGCDGAVRVWDLERRYGTHHLRGSPGVVHLVAFHPDPEQLLLFSSAMDCTIRVWGLQAGTCLAMLNSHYSAVTSLAFSDDGHTMVSSGRDKICTVWDLKMRTSVKTVPVFESVESVVLLPKGEAPALGVSTPGLHLLTAGDRGVLRVWEVESGNCVHTQKPILGEGGPGREITHCALVPSAGLIMAVTAEHNILLYEAHTLRLHKQFAGYNEDVLDVRFLGPEDSHIVVATNSPRLKVFELETSDCQILCGHTDIIMALDVFRKGRLFSSCAKDQSVRIWRMNVSGKVHCIAHGSGHTHGIGTISCSRLKEAFLVTGSQDCTLKLWPLPEVVTSKKLSRDPNCDPIALQAQATQRAHDKDINSVAVSPNDKLLASGSQDRTAKLWSLPDFSLLGVFSGHRRGVWCVQFSPMDQVLATASADGSLKLWGLQDFSCLKTFEGHDASVLRVTFVSRGTQLLSSGSDGLLKLWTIKTNECVRTLDGHEDKVWGLHCNRQDEAVVSGASDARILLWKDVTETEQAEEQARQEEQILKQQELSNLLQEKQYLRALGLAISLDRPHTVLTVVKAILKDVEGPKKLEEKVLRLRKDQKEALLRFSVTWNTNSRHCHEAQAVLGVLLRHESPEKLLAYEGVRVALEALLPYTERHFQRISRTLQAAMFLDFLWQTMKLPETSASPALQPL encoded by the exons ATGCTTCTCCGAGAATCCTCCCAGCCGTCATACACTTACAATTCTGTCTACACCGCCTCCACCCTTTGCCCCAGAGTCTCTCAAAAGCAGCCCCTCCCAGCACCCACCAGACCACGTGCAGAAAGAACCTGGCCCGCCTGCGGTGACGTCACTGGGCGACGTCATCATGGCGCGCCGGAAAGCAGTGTCCCCGCGATCCGCTCCCCCGCCGCACGTGCCGGCGCTGGCGTTGCGTCGTCGGACAGCCGCAGCCGGGGCCGGCACCGGGACCGGGACCGGACCGGGATGGCGGAGACGGCCGGGACTGGGGCTCGCGGTCTGCGCTTCAAGACCAA CTACGCGGTGCAGCAGCGGATCGAGCCTTTCTACAAAGGAGGCAAAGTCCAG gCGTCCGCAGATGGACAGCTCCTGTTCTGCGTCTGCGGGTCCGCGGTCAATGTCGTGGACGCCACTTCCGGACACCTCGTGAGGACCCTGCAGCAG GAAGACCAGGAGAACATCACAGCATTTGACCTCAGCCCCAACAAcgag aTCTTAGTAACTGGGAGCCGTGCATTATTACTAGCTCAGTGGGCCTGGCGTGAAGGCAATGTCATACGTGTTTGGAAGGCCGTACACACAGCACCCGTGGCCTCCATGGCTTTTGACCCAACATCCACACTGCTGGCCACAG gTGGCTGTGATGGAGCAGTGCGTGTCTGGGACTTGGAACGAAGATACGGGACTCACCACTTACGTGGCTCCCCTGGAGTTGTCCA CCTTGTGGCCTTCCATCCAGACCCTGAGCAGCTCCTGCTTTTCTCTTCTGCCATGGACTGCACCATTCGTGTCTGGGGTCTTCAGGCTGGGACCTGCCTGGCCATGCTAAACAGTCACTACAGTGCGGTCACTTCACTGGCCTTCAGCGATGATGGCCACACCATGGTCAG CTCTGGCCGGGACAAGATCTGTACTGTGTGGGACTTGAAGATGCGGACATCAGTGAAGACAGTCCCTGTTTTTGAG AGTGTGGAGTCTGTGGTGCTGCTTCCAAAAGGGGAGGCTCCTGCCCTGGGTGTGAGCACCCCAGGGCTGCATTTACTCACAGCTGGAGATCGAG GAGTGCTTCGGGTATGGGAGGTTGAATCTGGGAACTGTGTTCATACCCAGAAACCTATCCTTGGTGAAGGTGGCCCTGGGCGGGAGATCACACACTGTGCCCTGGTCCCATCTGCTGGACTGATCATGGCTGTCACAGCTGAGCACAACATCCTCCTCTATGAGGCCCACACCCTTCGCCTTCACAAACAG TTTGCTGGCTACAATGAGGATGTGTTGGATGTGAGGTTCCTGGGTCCTGAAGATTCCCACATTGTTGTTGCCACAAATAGCCCCCGACTGAAAGTGTTTGAGCTGGAAACATCTGATTGCCAGATCCTGTGTGGGCATACAG ACATAATCATGGCTTTGGATGTTTTCCGGAAAGGCCGGCTCTTTTCCAGCTGCGCCAAG GACCAGAGTGTGCGCATATGGAGAATGAATGTGTCTGGGAAAGTGCATTGCATAGCCCATGGTTCTGGCCATACCCATGGCATAGGCACCATCAGCTGCTCCAG gctgaaggaggcCTTCCTGGTGACAGGGAGCCAGGACTGTACCTTAAAACTGTGGCCCCTTCCTGAGGTAGTGACATCCAAGAAACTGAGCCGAGACCCCAACTGTGACCCTATTGCTCTCCAGGCTCAAGCCACCCAGCGGGCCCATGACAAG gACATTAACAGCGTGGCTGTGTCTCCAAACGACAAGCTGTTAGCATCAGGTTCCCAGGACCGAACAGCCAAGCTCTGGTCCCTGCCGGATTTCTCCCTACTCGGTGTCTTCTCCGGCCATCGGCGAGGTGTGTGGTGTGTTCAGTTTTCCCCTATGGACCAGGTGCTGGCCACAGCCTCAGCCGATGGCTCCCTGAAGCTTTGGGGTCTTCAGGACTTCAGTTGCCTCAAG ACATTTGAAGGTCATGATGCGTCAGTGCTGAGAGTGACCTTTGTGAGCCGAGGGACACAGCTGCTGTCCAG TGGCTCAGATGGCCTGCTCAAACTCTGGACTATCAAAACCAACGAGTGTGTGCGGACACTGGATGGGCACGAGGACAAGGTGTGGGGGCTGCATTGCAACCGGCAGGATGAAGCAGTTGTGAGTGGAGCAAGTGATGCTCGCATCCTCCTGTGGAAG GATGTGACTGAGACAGAGCAGGCAGAAGAGCAGGCCCGGCAGGAGGAACAAATCTTGAA GCAGCAGGAGCTCTCTAACCTGCTCCAAGAAAAGCAGTACCTTCGGGCCCTGGGCCTGGCCATCTCTCTGGACAGGCCACACACTGTGTTGACAgttgtcaaag CCATCTTGAAAGATGTCGAGGGTCCTAAGAAGCTGGAGGAAAAGGTGCTAAGGCTCCGGAAGGACCAGAAAG AGGCCCTTTTGAGATTCTCTGTCACATGGAACACAAATTCCCGACACTGCCATGAAGCCCAAGCTGTGCTGGGCGTCCTGCTGCGGCACGAGAGTCCTGAAAAGCTGCTGGCCTATGAGGGAGTCCGGGTTGCGTTAGAGGCACTGCTGCCCTACACGG AGAGACACTTCCAACGGATCAGCCGGACACTGCAGGCTGCCATGTTCTTGGACTTCTTATGGCAGACAATGAAGCTACCAGAGACCTCAGCCTCCCCAGCCCTACAGCCTTTGTAA
- the RNF151 gene encoding RING finger protein 151: protein MSGGYDLNLFASPPDCALLCSVCHGVLKRPVKLPCGHIFCKKCILTWLARQKTCPCCRKEVKRKLMVQVHRLRKTIGRLQVKCKNSQAGCCVTCPLSQRRIHLDSCPFELTPCPNAGCMARVQRAALAEHGRSCGHRQQQRCPLGCGTTLTAVERESHNCYRELREAWGRRRAQGRAIVSRLQHRMRRIHRATSLIRRQLTRLETFLEEEEEEESMDVSNINTETPRAAV, encoded by the exons AGTGGTGGATATGATCTCAACCTCTTTGCCAGCCCCCCAGACTGTGCCTTGCTATGTTCTGTCTGCCACGGGGTCCTCAAGCGACCAGTGAAACTGCCATGTGGGCATATCTTCTGCAAGAAATGCATCTTAACCTGGCTGGCTAG ACAAAAGACATGTCCTTGCTGTAGGAAAGAagtgaagaggaaactgatggtCCAGGTGCACAGACTCAGAAAAACCATTGGCCGCCTGCAAGTCAAG TGCAAGAATTCCCAGGCTGGCTGCTGTGTCACCTGTCCCCTATCTCAGCGTAGGATCCACCTGGATTCCTGTCCTTTTGAGCTCACCCCTTGCCCTAATGCAGGCTGCATGGCTAGGGTGCAGCGGGCAGCCTTAGCAGAACATGGCCGGAGTTGTGGACACAGGCAACAGCAGCGCTGTCCCCTCGGCTGTGGGACCACACTCACAGCTGTTGAAAGGGAGAGCCACAACTGCTACCGTGAGCTCCGAGAGGCATGGGGCCGCCGGAGAGCACAAGGCCGGGCCATAGTCTCTCGCCTTCAACATCGAATGAGGCGGATCCACCGGGCCACCAGCCTCATCCGAAGGCAGCTGACCCGGCTGGAGACCTTcctggaagaggaggaagaggaggaaagcatGGATGTATCCAACATCAACACCGAGACACCTAGGGCTGCTGTGTAA